One Desulfosoma sp. genomic window carries:
- a CDS encoding cyclic nucleotide-binding domain-containing protein, with product MRSVWQKRGAGRGRDQGKEGEEVRLPGGGASRPPSVSQAHRADRMFLIKAGRVRLTKVQEDGHEITLDLRKPGDFLGEQMLSEEADYPVSAVCMERTLIRGISRKRFEALVRERPDVGLQVIQN from the coding sequence ATGCGATCTGTATGGCAGAAAAGGGGTGCTGGTCGAGGAAGAGACCAAGGAAAAGAAGGAGAAGAAGTGAGGCTTCCTGGAGGGGGTGCGAGCAGACCCCCTTCTGTGTCCCAAGCGCACCGGGCGGACCGCATGTTCCTGATCAAGGCCGGGCGGGTCAGGCTTACCAAAGTGCAGGAAGACGGCCACGAAATCACCTTGGACTTGCGCAAACCGGGAGATTTTCTCGGCGAGCAGATGCTGTCCGAAGAAGCGGATTACCCAGTGAGTGCTGTCTGCATGGAACGCACTCTCATCCGCGGGATTTCCAGGAAACGCTTCGAGGCTCTGGTGAGAGAGCGCCCTGACGTGGGGCTTCAGGTGATTCAAAACTAA
- a CDS encoding ferredoxin, whose protein sequence is MEKRIVLDEECCLGCGTCVELCPKVFAMHTEEEKAYVLSEVAGDEECIEEAMASCPAECISWEN, encoded by the coding sequence GTGGAAAAGCGAATCGTTCTGGATGAGGAATGCTGTTTGGGTTGCGGCACTTGCGTGGAACTCTGCCCCAAAGTGTTTGCCATGCATACAGAAGAGGAGAAGGCTTACGTACTGAGTGAGGTCGCAGGCGATGAGGAATGCATCGAAGAAGCGATGGCATCCTGCCCGGCCGAATGCATCTCCTGGGAAAACTGA
- a CDS encoding hemerythrin domain-containing protein, with protein MKAIDELKREHQSIKGTLEILKVLSEKIGRRENVPERDVQGVLEFLKVFVDRCHHGKEEDFLFRALESVGVLREGGPIGVMLAEHEKGRALVARLEEATALLRAGDPEAHSRVEEIANQYGELLRTHIDKEDNVLFPMAESHLEPWSDNDLLQAFERLEQERIGHGKHEEFHRLMERLEKEYLH; from the coding sequence ATGAAAGCAATCGATGAATTGAAAAGGGAACACCAGAGTATCAAGGGCACGCTTGAGATCCTGAAGGTGCTCAGCGAAAAGATCGGCCGAAGGGAAAACGTTCCTGAAAGGGATGTGCAGGGTGTACTAGAATTCCTGAAGGTTTTTGTGGACCGTTGTCATCACGGAAAAGAAGAGGATTTTCTCTTTCGAGCCTTGGAATCGGTCGGCGTGCTCCGCGAGGGCGGTCCCATCGGTGTTATGCTGGCCGAACATGAGAAAGGCAGAGCCCTTGTGGCTAGGCTCGAAGAGGCTACGGCCCTTTTGCGGGCGGGAGATCCCGAGGCACATTCAAGAGTTGAGGAGATCGCAAACCAATACGGTGAACTTTTGAGGACCCACATCGACAAAGAGGACAACGTCCTGTTTCCTATGGCCGAGTCTCACCTGGAGCCTTGGTCGGACAATGACCTCCTACAGGCCTTTGAGCGGCTTGAGCAGGAACGCATCGGCCACGGAAAACATGAAGAGTTTCACCGCCTGATGGAGCGTCTCGAAAAAGAATATCTTCATTGA
- a CDS encoding Na+/H+ antiporter subunit G: protein MIPWNLMGEIVIAFFLVLGASLALVGSIGLVRMPDFFMRLHGPTKATTLGIGSMLTASFLCFLLREHTWSLHEILITFFLFITAPVSAHMLGKAALHLKVQKNADSYGADQRVRP, encoded by the coding sequence ATGATCCCGTGGAATCTGATGGGTGAGATCGTCATCGCTTTTTTCCTGGTTCTGGGAGCCTCCCTGGCGCTGGTCGGTTCCATCGGCTTGGTACGCATGCCGGACTTTTTCATGCGTCTTCACGGACCTACCAAGGCCACCACGTTGGGGATCGGAAGTATGCTCACAGCCTCCTTTCTTTGCTTTCTTCTTCGTGAACATACCTGGAGCTTGCACGAGATTCTGATCACTTTTTTTCTTTTTATTACGGCTCCAGTAAGCGCTCACATGCTGGGTAAGGCGGCATTGCACCTTAAAGTTCAAAAAAATGCGGATTCATACGGTGCGGACCAACGTGTCCGCCCCTAA
- a CDS encoding TetR/AcrR family transcriptional regulator produces the protein MAARKVKENSHGKHASQSPTELIGRRAEIAEAALRIVNREGLKRLSVSRLAQEVGVVPSALYRHYPNKDAVLDAVLELVGQRLAEHVEKVRQEHFSSLARLDALLARHVFFITSHQALPRILFSEEIIGDADRRRVRLGEIIHAHVMRIAAIIREGQQEGELRSDVPPEAAAVMFLGIVQPAAILWHASGGRFDFLEHARTAWKLYRQCLTP, from the coding sequence ATGGCAGCACGAAAAGTGAAAGAAAATTCTCATGGAAAACACGCTTCTCAATCACCCACTGAGCTTATAGGGCGTCGAGCGGAGATTGCCGAGGCGGCTTTACGGATTGTGAATCGAGAGGGGTTGAAGCGTCTGAGTGTCTCACGGCTGGCGCAAGAGGTGGGCGTGGTGCCTTCGGCCCTCTATCGGCATTACCCCAACAAAGACGCCGTTTTGGATGCGGTCTTGGAACTGGTGGGGCAGCGGCTGGCGGAGCACGTGGAAAAGGTGCGCCAGGAACATTTTTCTTCCTTAGCCCGTCTGGACGCCTTGCTGGCTCGGCACGTCTTTTTCATCACTTCCCATCAGGCTCTTCCTCGTATCCTTTTTTCGGAAGAAATCATCGGGGATGCAGATCGAAGGCGGGTTCGGCTGGGCGAAATCATTCACGCTCATGTCATGCGCATTGCAGCCATTATTCGTGAAGGACAACAGGAAGGTGAATTGCGTTCCGATGTGCCGCCTGAAGCCGCCGCCGTCATGTTTTTGGGCATTGTGCAGCCTGCAGCCATTTTATGGCATGCGAGCGGAGGCCGATTTGATTTTTTGGAACACGCTCGCACGGCCTGGAAACTTTACCGTCAGTGCCTCACACCCTAA
- a CDS encoding pyridoxamine 5'-phosphate oxidase family protein, with product MLEKMIALLKSQDMCVLATCRDHKPHCSLMAYVTDQEGLTVYMATLRNTTKFHNILQNGHVSLLVDTRQNTPDRSHILSLTVEGWAAPLTDASREMDVRRLLQEKHPQIRGLLNHEQSAVLEVKVRALLLLEGPEKATHVQVQRSS from the coding sequence ATGCTGGAAAAGATGATCGCCTTGCTCAAGTCCCAGGATATGTGCGTCTTGGCGACCTGCCGAGATCACAAGCCCCATTGTTCTCTCATGGCTTACGTGACCGATCAGGAGGGCCTCACGGTGTATATGGCCACACTGAGGAACACAACCAAGTTTCATAACATTTTGCAAAACGGACATGTAAGCCTTCTTGTGGATACTCGACAAAACACTCCAGACCGCTCACACATTTTGTCCCTTACCGTGGAAGGATGGGCTGCACCGCTAACCGATGCGTCCCGCGAAATGGATGTGCGTCGCCTTCTTCAAGAAAAGCACCCTCAAATTCGAGGACTCTTGAATCACGAGCAATCGGCAGTGCTTGAAGTGAAGGTTCGGGCTTTGCTCTTGCTGGAGGGACCCGAAAAAGCCACCCATGTTCAGGTGCAGCGGTCGAGCTGA
- a CDS encoding K+/H+ antiporter subunit F: MILSMAFLVALFMMCTALVLCLWRLVLGPDMPDRVLALDTLYINTIALLVLLGVYYPSQVYFESAVVLAMCGFISTTAFLKYLLRGDIIE, translated from the coding sequence ATGATCTTATCCATGGCTTTTCTTGTGGCTCTTTTCATGATGTGCACCGCTTTGGTGTTGTGCCTATGGCGTTTGGTGCTGGGCCCTGACATGCCGGACCGCGTTCTGGCATTGGATACCCTGTACATCAACACGATCGCCCTTTTGGTGCTCCTGGGTGTTTATTATCCGAGCCAGGTTTATTTTGAGAGCGCTGTGGTGCTGGCCATGTGCGGGTTCATTTCGACGACGGCTTTTCTTAAGTACTTGCTGCGAGGAGACATTATCGAATGA
- a CDS encoding monovalent cation/H+ antiporter subunit D has product MNHWIVAPVVIPLAGGALLLAMARSSLPWKRGVSAVACVLQLLATWKLAVAVASGGLCVYSVGHWPAPFGIVLVVDRLAVVMLGLTAVVALMVLGYAASGEDAQGRGFHALYQLQVMGLSGTFLAGDLFNLFVFIEILLIASYGLLLQNAGSGRSRAAFHYVVMNLLGSSLFLVAVGLFYGMLGTLNLADLSVKMASVRPEDAGLVRTAAVLLLTVFGLKGALVPLHFWLPIAYTAAPGSVAALFSLLTKAGAYATMRVLPLFFGPDTGGAPNVAMPWLVPTALATVLVGTAGALAATDLRRLLSYAVLVSMGTLFAGIGLFSVQAMAASLFYLVHSTLVTAGLFVLSDVIASQRDRGSALTPGSPVPQSALLGTCFVTGGMTLAGMPPLSGFAAKVLLLQAAWGRGAVTVGVWTILLLSGLALLVALQRAGSVIFWKAEPLEGIVRGRAEHPRWPVVMLLAMSPALVVLAGPFSAICLETAVQIMDPSSYVSGVLELGLMGRRP; this is encoded by the coding sequence GTGAACCATTGGATCGTAGCCCCCGTTGTGATTCCTCTCGCCGGCGGCGCCCTGCTGTTGGCCATGGCCCGCTCCAGCTTACCCTGGAAACGCGGCGTCAGTGCGGTTGCATGCGTCCTACAGCTTTTAGCAACCTGGAAGCTGGCCGTCGCGGTCGCTTCGGGGGGTCTCTGCGTTTACAGTGTGGGTCATTGGCCGGCACCGTTCGGGATCGTGTTGGTGGTGGATCGACTGGCCGTCGTCATGCTAGGGCTCACGGCGGTTGTAGCCCTCATGGTCCTTGGGTATGCCGCTTCGGGCGAGGATGCTCAAGGCCGTGGCTTTCATGCTCTGTATCAATTACAAGTGATGGGCCTCTCTGGGACCTTTCTTGCGGGGGACCTGTTCAACCTTTTTGTGTTCATCGAAATTCTCCTCATCGCCTCCTATGGACTGCTCCTTCAAAATGCCGGCTCTGGGCGCAGTCGTGCGGCATTCCATTATGTCGTCATGAATCTGCTGGGCTCATCGCTCTTTCTTGTGGCTGTGGGCCTTTTTTACGGCATGCTCGGCACGTTGAACCTTGCCGACCTGTCGGTCAAAATGGCATCGGTGCGACCCGAAGACGCCGGTTTGGTGCGCACGGCCGCCGTTTTGTTGCTGACTGTCTTTGGGCTCAAGGGGGCTCTGGTCCCCCTTCATTTCTGGCTTCCGATCGCCTATACAGCGGCTCCTGGATCGGTGGCCGCTCTCTTTTCGCTTTTGACCAAAGCAGGGGCTTACGCGACGATGCGGGTCCTGCCTTTATTTTTCGGACCGGATACTGGCGGAGCGCCAAACGTGGCGATGCCATGGCTGGTGCCGACGGCCTTGGCCACGGTCTTGGTGGGGACAGCCGGTGCCCTGGCCGCCACAGACCTTCGCCGCTTGTTGTCTTATGCGGTGCTTGTGTCCATGGGAACCCTTTTTGCCGGTATCGGTCTTTTCAGCGTCCAGGCCATGGCGGCGTCCCTCTTTTACCTGGTTCACAGCACACTGGTCACGGCAGGGCTCTTTGTGCTCTCGGATGTCATAGCTAGCCAGCGGGATCGAGGAAGTGCACTGACGCCGGGAAGCCCCGTCCCTCAATCGGCGCTTCTAGGAACATGTTTTGTCACAGGTGGCATGACCCTGGCGGGGATGCCTCCCCTTAGCGGGTTTGCAGCCAAGGTTCTCCTTCTTCAGGCCGCATGGGGCCGAGGAGCCGTCACCGTCGGGGTTTGGACGATTCTCCTCCTGTCCGGGTTGGCTCTTTTGGTGGCATTGCAGCGTGCCGGCAGTGTGATCTTTTGGAAGGCCGAGCCTTTGGAAGGGATCGTGAGGGGCAGGGCAGAGCATCCACGGTGGCCGGTTGTGATGCTTTTGGCCATGAGCCCGGCTTTGGTGGTGCTGGCCGGTCCTTTCAGCGCCATTTGCCTGGAAACGGCGGTGCAGATCATGGATCCCAGCTCTTATGTTTCCGGGGTTTTGGAACTCGGCCTTATGGGGAGGAGACCATGA
- a CDS encoding monovalent cation/H+ antiporter subunit A: MNILVFLVGFPVMGALLVFLGAKRGRTMATWMAAVSLGCALGLLASLSFSVFQGLSLEFRLAWMPHLGLEFALRLDGLSLIFCAIIFGIGLLIVLYAHYYMPQRDSLGRFLALLLLFAGAMTALVLADDLVFLFVFWEVTSLVSFFLVAYDGASREARHGARLALTVTVGGGLALLAGFLLLGHMCGTHRLSSILLMGHVVRTHPLYAPALILILFGVFTKSAQFPFHFWLPAAMAAPTPASAYLHSATMVKAGVFLLARLFPVFSGTSLWFGLVVGVGLCTLAVGAYIALFKHDLKALLAYSTVSHLGLITLLLGFGTPLGAVAAVFHMINHATFKASLFMAAGIIDHEAGTRDMRRLNGLWFCMPYTALLATVSAAAMAGVPLLNGFLSKEMFFAELLQQEVLGPFRHFLTFAAASAGVFSVAYSLRFIHDVFFDRPWCELPQRPHEAPAWMRVPVTVLSALCLLVGVFPDQSVRPLLEAASASVLMGPTPEYSLALWHGLTPPLILSLCVMTGGVVLYGFRERLFQLHDAYFPPWTGGTLFDALMDKLLSLARSFHKVLDNGSMTRAVALLIGSATVLGAWAFMGTRSVLLGPLGLSSMDGPALVGAALLVVATWAAVIGRRRPLLAIVNLGVTGVVVTLTFVRFSAPDLALTQIAVEMVFTVLLLLILFFMPQEIPPQSSPWPHVQSAFLALLAGLGMTAVTLGVLTRPYAPISDYFLRVGKPLAGGANVVNVILVDFRGFDTLGEITVMAIAALGVFGLLDSLRRHRVSSGFTLENRAIEIHPPLLAHIARLLMPFALLVAVFLFFRGHNRPGGGFVAGLVVATVLILQHMASGIEWTQMRLRFRILPWIAAGLFTALLTGLGSLIVGRPFLTSALVHGRIPWIGEWEITTALAFDLGVFFTVVGTLLLILVGLGRLSVGPDKVPHPKESRGEAN; encoded by the coding sequence ATGAACATTTTGGTTTTTTTGGTGGGCTTTCCCGTGATGGGGGCGCTCCTTGTTTTTCTGGGAGCCAAACGCGGGCGCACCATGGCTACCTGGATGGCGGCGGTGTCCTTGGGATGTGCCTTGGGACTTTTGGCGAGCCTGTCTTTTTCTGTTTTCCAGGGACTGTCTCTGGAATTTCGCCTCGCTTGGATGCCTCATCTAGGACTGGAATTCGCCCTGCGCCTTGATGGATTGTCATTGATCTTTTGTGCCATCATTTTTGGCATCGGCCTTCTCATTGTTCTTTATGCTCACTACTACATGCCTCAACGGGACTCACTAGGCCGCTTTTTGGCTCTGTTGCTACTCTTTGCCGGTGCGATGACCGCCCTGGTGCTGGCCGATGATCTTGTGTTTTTGTTCGTTTTTTGGGAAGTAACAAGCTTGGTTTCCTTTTTTCTTGTGGCCTACGATGGCGCTTCTCGAGAGGCCCGGCATGGAGCCCGGTTGGCCTTGACCGTCACGGTTGGAGGCGGGTTAGCTCTTCTGGCCGGCTTTCTGCTCCTCGGGCATATGTGCGGCACCCACCGTCTCTCGTCTATCCTGCTTATGGGTCATGTGGTGCGCACCCATCCACTCTATGCGCCGGCTTTGATCTTGATCCTTTTCGGCGTGTTCACCAAATCGGCCCAGTTTCCCTTTCATTTTTGGCTCCCTGCAGCCATGGCGGCCCCGACGCCAGCCAGTGCCTATTTGCATTCGGCGACCATGGTGAAGGCCGGGGTTTTCCTGCTGGCTCGGCTCTTTCCTGTGTTCTCCGGCACCTCGTTGTGGTTTGGTCTTGTGGTCGGCGTGGGGCTTTGCACTCTTGCCGTGGGAGCCTACATCGCCCTTTTCAAACACGACCTGAAGGCCCTTCTGGCCTATTCCACGGTGAGCCATCTCGGGCTGATCACGTTGCTTCTGGGATTTGGGACACCTCTGGGCGCTGTAGCGGCCGTTTTCCACATGATCAACCATGCGACTTTCAAAGCTTCCCTTTTTATGGCCGCGGGGATCATCGATCATGAGGCGGGCACGAGGGACATGCGGCGTTTGAACGGGTTGTGGTTCTGCATGCCGTACACGGCTTTGCTGGCCACGGTTTCGGCGGCGGCCATGGCCGGCGTGCCGTTATTGAACGGGTTTTTGAGTAAGGAAATGTTTTTCGCGGAGCTCCTGCAGCAGGAGGTTTTGGGGCCTTTTCGACACTTTTTGACCTTTGCAGCGGCTTCGGCCGGAGTCTTTTCCGTGGCGTATTCGCTACGGTTTATTCACGATGTTTTCTTTGATCGGCCATGGTGCGAACTCCCGCAACGCCCCCATGAAGCTCCGGCATGGATGCGGGTGCCTGTGACCGTCCTTTCGGCTCTATGCCTCTTGGTGGGTGTGTTTCCTGACCAGAGCGTTCGGCCTTTATTGGAGGCGGCGTCTGCCTCCGTGCTCATGGGCCCGACGCCCGAGTATTCCCTTGCCCTGTGGCATGGTCTGACACCTCCCTTGATCCTGAGCCTGTGCGTGATGACAGGCGGCGTTGTGCTTTACGGGTTTCGAGAACGCCTTTTTCAGCTGCACGATGCGTATTTTCCCCCATGGACCGGAGGCACGCTATTCGATGCCCTTATGGATAAACTCCTGTCCTTAGCTCGTAGCTTCCATAAGGTGTTGGACAATGGGTCTATGACACGTGCTGTGGCACTGCTCATAGGTTCGGCGACGGTGCTGGGTGCGTGGGCCTTTATGGGTACCCGAAGTGTCCTTTTAGGTCCTTTGGGCCTTTCTTCGATGGACGGGCCGGCTCTTGTGGGAGCCGCGCTTCTTGTGGTTGCCACGTGGGCGGCGGTCATAGGACGCAGGCGTCCATTGCTGGCGATCGTTAACCTGGGCGTCACGGGGGTGGTGGTCACGCTGACTTTTGTGCGTTTTTCAGCCCCTGATTTGGCTTTGACCCAGATAGCCGTGGAAATGGTCTTCACAGTGCTGCTTCTTTTGATTTTGTTTTTCATGCCCCAGGAAATCCCTCCGCAATCTTCCCCTTGGCCACATGTTCAGAGCGCCTTTCTGGCCCTTCTGGCAGGGTTGGGCATGACTGCCGTGACCCTTGGCGTGCTGACCCGCCCCTATGCTCCTATTTCCGATTATTTTCTCAGGGTCGGGAAGCCTCTTGCCGGAGGTGCCAATGTGGTCAATGTGATTCTGGTGGATTTCCGAGGATTTGACACGCTGGGGGAAATCACGGTAATGGCCATTGCCGCCCTGGGTGTTTTTGGGCTGCTGGACAGTTTGCGCAGGCATCGAGTCTCTTCCGGGTTCACTTTGGAAAACCGGGCCATAGAAATTCATCCGCCGCTCCTGGCCCATATTGCCCGGCTGCTCATGCCTTTTGCGCTTCTGGTGGCTGTTTTCCTCTTCTTTAGAGGCCACAACCGGCCCGGGGGGGGATTCGTAGCCGGGCTTGTGGTGGCCACCGTGCTCATTTTGCAGCATATGGCCAGCGGGATTGAATGGACACAGATGCGACTGCGCTTTCGAATTTTGCCGTGGATCGCCGCAGGTCTTTTTACAGCCCTTTTGACGGGATTGGGAAGCCTCATCGTCGGCCGGCCTTTCCTCACATCGGCCTTGGTTCACGGACGGATTCCATGGATCGGTGAGTGGGAAATCACCACGGCCCTTGCTTTTGATCTGGGAGTCTTTTTCACCGTGGTGGGGACATTGCTCCTCATTCTCGTGGGATTAGGGCGCCTTAGCGTGGGACCGGACAAGGTGCCGCACCCAAAAGAAAGCCGAGGGGAGGCGAACTGA
- a CDS encoding Na+/H+ antiporter subunit E, with the protein MRRWVPQPLLTGVLWATWVLLSNELEITSVVVGAFWGFMIPHVTRAFWPRVQVRNPMQILKYVARLLWDIAVANLEVAMVVLGPRKRMRPAFVIYPLELTHEFAVIVLACTISLTPGTVTVDVDKAHRRLLIHCLNAPDPSTLVRRLRERYEAPLKEIFP; encoded by the coding sequence ATGAGACGTTGGGTTCCTCAGCCGCTGCTGACAGGAGTCTTATGGGCCACATGGGTGCTACTTTCAAACGAGCTGGAGATCACGTCGGTGGTTGTGGGCGCCTTTTGGGGTTTCATGATTCCCCACGTCACGCGGGCTTTTTGGCCTCGCGTGCAGGTTCGAAATCCCATGCAAATCCTCAAGTATGTGGCACGGCTTTTGTGGGATATAGCCGTGGCGAACCTGGAGGTGGCCATGGTTGTGCTGGGCCCTCGGAAGCGCATGAGACCCGCTTTTGTGATTTACCCTTTGGAACTGACTCATGAATTTGCGGTCATCGTGTTGGCCTGTACCATATCCCTTACCCCTGGCACTGTGACGGTGGACGTGGACAAAGCCCATCGCCGCCTGCTTATTCATTGTCTCAACGCCCCGGACCCATCGACCTTGGTGCGGCGGCTGCGGGAAAGATACGAAGCCCCTTTAAAGGAGATTTTTCCATGA
- a CDS encoding Na+/H+ antiporter subunit C codes for MEVLYALSVGMLTAAGVYLLLEKRSVFVVLGLMILSYAVNLFLFAMGRLHTNKPPLADLGTQFADPLPQALVLTAIVIGFAMTAFVLVLALHGRVVSESDRVDVIEEESE; via the coding sequence ATGGAAGTCCTGTATGCTCTGAGTGTGGGAATGCTGACAGCTGCGGGGGTGTATCTGCTGCTGGAAAAGCGCAGTGTCTTCGTTGTCCTGGGTCTTATGATTCTATCCTACGCGGTGAACCTCTTTCTTTTTGCCATGGGACGCTTGCACACCAACAAGCCGCCTTTGGCGGATCTGGGAACACAGTTTGCCGACCCTTTGCCGCAGGCCTTGGTGCTCACGGCCATCGTCATAGGCTTTGCCATGACGGCCTTCGTGCTGGTCTTAGCCCTGCATGGGCGGGTAGTGTCCGAATCCGACCGGGTCGATGTTATTGAGGAGGAATCAGAGTGA
- a CDS encoding FprA family A-type flavoprotein, with translation MEPRKVTDSVFWVGAVDWDRRLFDSLIPLPDGTSYNAYLVRGSEKTALLDSVDPYMAPKLLAQLDGIRDLDFIISHHAEQDHSGTIPLVLERFPNAKVICTPKAKGMLVDLLHLRENVFVTVEDGKTLSLGDRTLRFLHTPWVHWPETMVTFLEEEGILFSCDFFGSHIASSDLFVVDKGRVLELCKRYFGEIMMPHRSVIAKNLAKLKALNIRMIAPSHGQIHEDAFSILEAYETWISEDPRSLVVLPFVSMHDSTRLMVDRFISSLIARDVSVEPFNLTVVDIGKLAVTLVDAATIVLATPTVLGGPHPLAVYAAFLANALRPKAKFLSVIGSYGWGGMTVKVLSGMLTNLKAEVLDPVLCKGLPTKEDFEALDRLAATIASKHRENGFP, from the coding sequence ATGGAGCCAAGAAAAGTTACCGATAGCGTTTTCTGGGTGGGAGCGGTGGATTGGGATCGGCGTCTTTTTGATTCATTGATCCCGCTACCCGACGGCACTTCCTATAATGCTTACCTGGTTCGAGGAAGCGAAAAAACGGCTCTTTTGGACAGCGTCGATCCCTACATGGCTCCCAAACTGCTCGCTCAGCTAGACGGAATCCGGGATCTGGATTTCATCATCTCGCACCATGCTGAACAGGATCACTCGGGAACCATCCCGCTCGTCTTAGAGCGCTTCCCAAACGCGAAGGTGATCTGTACTCCCAAGGCCAAGGGCATGCTGGTAGACCTGCTCCACCTGCGGGAAAACGTGTTCGTGACGGTGGAGGACGGCAAAACCCTCAGCCTGGGGGATCGCACCTTACGGTTCCTGCACACCCCCTGGGTGCACTGGCCGGAAACAATGGTAACGTTTTTGGAGGAGGAAGGTATCCTATTCAGCTGTGACTTTTTCGGGTCTCACATCGCCTCCAGCGATCTTTTCGTGGTCGATAAAGGCCGGGTTCTGGAGCTATGCAAAAGGTATTTCGGCGAGATTATGATGCCGCATCGCTCGGTGATCGCAAAGAACCTGGCAAAGCTCAAAGCCTTAAACATCCGTATGATTGCCCCAAGCCATGGTCAAATCCATGAGGATGCTTTTTCGATTCTGGAAGCCTACGAAACTTGGATTTCCGAAGATCCAAGGAGTCTGGTTGTCCTTCCCTTCGTGTCCATGCATGACAGCACAAGGCTTATGGTGGACCGCTTCATTTCCTCTTTGATCGCTCGAGACGTTTCCGTGGAACCCTTCAACCTGACCGTCGTGGACATTGGAAAGCTCGCCGTGACCCTGGTGGACGCGGCGACTATCGTTCTGGCTACGCCGACGGTTCTGGGTGGTCCCCACCCGTTGGCCGTCTACGCGGCATTCCTTGCCAACGCCCTTCGACCCAAAGCGAAATTTCTCTCCGTAATCGGTTCCTACGGATGGGGCGGGATGACTGTAAAAGTCTTGTCTGGCATGCTCACCAACTTGAAGGCGGAGGTTCTGGATCCTGTGCTTTGCAAGGGATTGCCCACCAAGGAAGATTTCGAGGCTCTGGACCGGCTGGCTGCCACCATTGCGTCGAAGCATCGCGAAAACGGATTTCCCTGA
- a CDS encoding methyltransferase domain-containing protein translates to MAERNTLQQKVQQWIYTEDAFQRLDETDDTVFYSTDRFVSHLDRAALETVEQIIGTLIIEDHPVILDLMAGWDSHIPDTVQAAEVVGLGLNENELKANKALTRHVLHDLNRDPRLPFPDNTFDVVLNTVSVDYMTQPFRVFAEVARILKPGGMFLVIFSNRMFPQKAVKIWRQSSEEERIMLVEDFFTSVPDFEQPRLVISKGKPRPADDKYAHLGIPSDPIYAMWAEKKGAPKGRRARPMVNLSAGEAKSSEEVEERKRHVAKTLQCPHCGERMKKWRVPQTPFTEWDNEFMYICFNDACPYLVRGWSVMECQGNRGFSYRMMYNPDRNILLPVPVPCLRALKESIVDEE, encoded by the coding sequence ATGGCCGAAAGAAACACATTGCAGCAAAAGGTACAACAATGGATCTACACGGAGGACGCTTTTCAAAGACTCGACGAAACGGATGATACGGTTTTCTACAGCACGGACCGGTTTGTGTCGCACCTAGACCGCGCAGCTTTGGAAACCGTGGAGCAGATCATCGGCACTTTGATCATTGAAGATCATCCGGTGATTTTGGACCTGATGGCGGGATGGGATTCTCATATTCCCGACACTGTCCAGGCTGCGGAGGTGGTCGGGTTGGGACTCAATGAAAACGAACTTAAGGCCAACAAGGCGCTCACACGCCATGTCCTTCATGACCTCAACCGGGATCCTCGGCTTCCTTTCCCCGACAACACCTTTGATGTGGTCCTGAACACGGTGTCCGTCGACTATATGACGCAGCCTTTTCGTGTTTTTGCGGAAGTGGCTCGTATTCTCAAACCGGGCGGCATGTTTCTGGTCATCTTCTCCAACCGTATGTTCCCTCAAAAAGCCGTCAAGATATGGAGACAGAGCAGCGAAGAAGAACGCATTATGCTTGTGGAAGATTTCTTTACCAGCGTGCCGGACTTTGAACAGCCGCGCCTTGTGATTTCCAAGGGGAAACCTCGCCCTGCCGACGATAAGTACGCCCATCTGGGTATTCCCAGCGATCCTATTTACGCCATGTGGGCGGAAAAGAAAGGGGCTCCCAAGGGTAGGCGTGCGAGACCGATGGTGAACTTAAGTGCCGGGGAAGCAAAGTCCTCGGAAGAGGTGGAAGAAAGAAAGCGTCACGTGGCGAAAACCCTGCAATGCCCTCACTGTGGGGAGCGAATGAAAAAGTGGAGGGTTCCGCAGACACCCTTTACGGAATGGGATAACGAGTTCATGTACATCTGCTTCAACGACGCTTGTCCATACCTGGTGAGGGGTTGGAGCGTCATGGAGTGCCAAGGGAACCGAGGCTTTTCCTATCGCATGATGTACAATCCGGACCGGAACATTCTCCTGCCTGTTCCCGTACCCTGTCTTCGAGCCCTGAAGGAGAGCATCGTGGACGAAGAGTAA